One window of Thermoflexus sp. genomic DNA carries:
- a CDS encoding GNAT family N-acetyltransferase — protein sequence MTEPCASAPSERWKEARPYRVLHVWMDRFRYRWFGMLEVEGEAGRLRLPMTGTVAQWFQPGEEVRVALEEQVDPRALTFDAYTLWRIVDGEAVLVWPFYQERFTLERSSPLAPTPLYRYTVLAREAGLESDFEAIVDLEQHHYASEAEILARWWCPEDRTWTEANARPLCPRCRRPMRFGDLKDATRASRFLVLLLEDRAPYEPLYIGYVRIDPPIPMMHRRLPDGTIQPNLRQAVFPADWFEPSFWPERLEEALKRERPDLSPFDLWWESQEIALRTCNTRGARLARVVVHPDYRAEGLGQLALRAAIAWIRERRIPEMRRPKVVLETIAQMARYNPFMERAGFRYLGDTASGRPVLVYPLAEEAIPYLERFYETDPVARVHQGKLYRPAFRSVEPLAGPIRLHHVTYRYENTLSLSGMAPPLQEILEAFGVHERTIQKIVLKDVSLTIHPRQIVALIGASGAGKTTLLRLLYGAATGRRDPLYRVQFGRIEMPENVQAAAYLPGEVEPEFNEETILEALYRLTEDEVLAIEVLNVAGIADAVLYRARFSELSTGQKERARIAYLLARRPNLLLIDEFAAHLDPQMALRVARKVAALCRQHGITLIAATHRPEVIQGLEPDLTLITGYGLFRVSARGK from the coding sequence GTGACTGAGCCGTGCGCATCCGCACCTTCCGAGCGGTGGAAAGAAGCGAGGCCTTATCGGGTCCTCCATGTCTGGATGGATCGCTTCCGGTATCGCTGGTTCGGGATGCTGGAAGTAGAGGGGGAGGCCGGGCGGCTTCGCCTGCCGATGACGGGGACCGTGGCCCAGTGGTTTCAGCCCGGCGAGGAGGTCCGGGTGGCCCTGGAGGAGCAGGTGGATCCGCGGGCGCTCACCTTTGATGCCTACACGCTATGGCGCATCGTGGATGGAGAGGCTGTCCTGGTCTGGCCCTTCTACCAGGAACGGTTCACCCTGGAGCGCTCCTCCCCGCTCGCTCCGACACCCCTTTATCGCTACACCGTGCTCGCCCGGGAGGCCGGTCTGGAATCGGATTTCGAGGCGATCGTCGATCTGGAGCAGCATCACTACGCTTCAGAGGCGGAGATCCTGGCCCGCTGGTGGTGCCCGGAGGATCGGACATGGACGGAAGCCAACGCCCGGCCGCTCTGCCCGCGCTGCCGCCGCCCCATGCGTTTCGGCGACCTGAAAGACGCCACCCGCGCCTCCCGTTTCCTGGTGTTGCTCCTGGAGGATCGCGCCCCCTACGAGCCGCTCTACATCGGGTATGTGCGGATCGACCCGCCGATCCCGATGATGCACCGCCGCCTCCCGGATGGCACGATTCAACCCAACCTGCGGCAGGCGGTTTTCCCGGCCGATTGGTTCGAACCCTCGTTCTGGCCGGAGCGGCTGGAGGAAGCGCTGAAACGGGAGCGGCCGGATCTTTCCCCTTTTGACCTGTGGTGGGAATCCCAGGAGATCGCCCTGCGAACCTGTAACACCCGGGGGGCCCGCCTGGCCCGCGTGGTGGTCCATCCGGATTACCGGGCAGAGGGCCTGGGGCAACTGGCCCTGCGAGCAGCCATCGCCTGGATCCGGGAGCGACGCATCCCGGAGATGCGCCGGCCCAAGGTCGTTCTGGAGACCATCGCCCAGATGGCGCGCTACAACCCGTTCATGGAACGGGCCGGATTCCGTTACCTCGGGGACACCGCCTCCGGCCGTCCGGTGCTGGTGTATCCGCTGGCGGAGGAAGCGATCCCTTACCTGGAACGATTTTATGAAACCGATCCGGTCGCGCGCGTCCATCAGGGGAAGCTGTATCGCCCGGCTTTCCGATCCGTCGAGCCGCTGGCGGGGCCGATCCGCCTGCACCATGTCACCTACCGTTACGAAAACACGCTGAGCCTGAGCGGGATGGCCCCGCCGCTCCAGGAGATCCTCGAGGCCTTCGGAGTCCACGAGCGGACCATCCAGAAGATCGTCTTGAAGGACGTCTCGCTGACCATCCACCCACGGCAGATCGTGGCGCTGATCGGCGCTTCCGGGGCGGGGAAAACCACGCTGTTGCGCCTGCTTTACGGCGCCGCGACCGGGCGGCGGGATCCGCTGTATCGGGTGCAGTTCGGCCGCATCGAGATGCCGGAGAACGTGCAGGCCGCGGCCTATCTGCCGGGCGAGGTCGAGCCCGAGTTCAACGAGGAGACGATCCTGGAGGCGCTTTACCGCCTCACCGAGGATGAGGTGCTGGCGATCGAGGTCCTGAACGTCGCCGGGATCGCCGATGCGGTGCTTTATCGCGCGCGCTTCTCCGAGCTATCCACGGGGCAGAAGGAGCGCGCTCGCATCGCCTATCTCTTAGCCCGGCGGCCGAATCTCCTGCTGATCGATGAGTTCGCCGCCCACCTGGATCCCCAGATGGCGTTGCGGGTGGCCCGCAAGGTGGCCGCCCTCTGCCGCCAGCACGGCATCACCCTCATCGCCGCCACCCATCGCCCGGAGGTCATCCAGGGCCTGGAACCCGATCTCACCCTGATCACCGGTTACGGTCTGTTCCGGGTGTCCGCCCGGGGGAAATGA
- the sfsA gene encoding DNA/RNA nuclease SfsA: MRWPPLIPGVFLRRLNRFAVEVRLGRRRVQAHLPNSGRLHELLVPGYPIWVARREGQRRTGYDLQVVGLPDGTLVSADARVPNLLFREAWERGELPPFGSYTALEAEVPLGEVRVDFRLSGPGGIAYLEVKSVTLVEDGVGLFPDAPTARGRRHVAALMGARANGVPTFVLFIVQRPDVRAFRPHDPADPDFGRILRAATAHGVQVLAYRCAVSLEEIRLADPIPVLL, encoded by the coding sequence ATGCGCTGGCCGCCGCTGATTCCCGGGGTTTTTCTGCGTCGTTTGAACCGATTTGCCGTGGAAGTGCGCCTGGGGCGGCGACGGGTGCAGGCCCATCTCCCGAATTCCGGGCGCCTCCATGAACTCCTGGTCCCCGGCTACCCCATATGGGTGGCTCGACGGGAAGGCCAGCGACGAACCGGTTATGACCTCCAGGTGGTGGGCCTGCCGGATGGGACGCTGGTGTCCGCCGATGCCCGGGTGCCCAATCTCCTGTTCCGGGAGGCCTGGGAGCGGGGAGAGCTTCCGCCTTTCGGATCCTACACCGCCCTGGAGGCGGAGGTCCCCCTGGGGGAGGTCCGGGTGGATTTCCGTCTCTCAGGCCCCGGCGGCATCGCCTATCTGGAAGTGAAAAGCGTGACCCTGGTGGAAGACGGCGTCGGCCTGTTCCCGGACGCGCCAACGGCGCGAGGGCGCCGACATGTGGCCGCGCTGATGGGCGCGCGGGCGAACGGCGTTCCGACCTTTGTGCTCTTCATCGTGCAGCGGCCGGACGTGCGGGCGTTTCGGCCGCACGATCCCGCGGATCCGGATTTCGGGCGGATCCTGCGAGCCGCTACGGCCCACGGTGTTCAGGTCCTGGCTTATCGTTGCGCCGTCTCCCTGGAGGAGATCCGCCTGGCCGATCCCATCCCGGTGCTTCTGTAG
- a CDS encoding NAD(P)H-hydrate dehydratase: MNVLTVAQMRQAEAAADAAGHTYARMMERAGRAVASEIMRRMSVQGRRILVLVGPGNNGGDGLTAARFLKEAGAEVACYLLKPREETDPVFQAAKAAGCFIAQAADDRTWRVLRLWVRSAAVIIDALLGTGTTRPLEGDLLRMLQIVRAEVSDRRPWPASFFAPGSPLIPDAWPPRTPPEPWLVAVDGPTGMNYDTGELDPHAFHADLTVTFAHPKVGHFRFPAAHAVGELVVADIGIEAKWVPEGAFEVMDAATARAWCPPRPSDAHKNTFGKVAVVAGSTPYPGAPWLAAQAAARVGAGWVTLAIPRAIYPVLAAKTTEITYILLPDELGVLIPDAVEVLARAVEGYAAMVLGPGLTQEKEAIAFVHGMFGLERAIRRGRIGFHIEEEETTKPAAPSFAWPPLIVDADGLNALAQAKDWAARLPGPAILTPHPGEMARLTGLEKAAIEQDRLGIARQFAQAWGHVVVLKGAFTVVAAPDGRALVMPFANPAMATAGTGDVLAGAIAGLRAQGMAPFEAAALGAYLHGLAGERARQEIGAAGVTAGDLVPRLPSALRALSGAESRSF; the protein is encoded by the coding sequence ATGAACGTGCTGACGGTGGCTCAGATGCGCCAGGCCGAAGCGGCCGCGGATGCGGCCGGCCACACCTATGCGCGGATGATGGAGCGGGCCGGCCGCGCCGTGGCCTCTGAGATCATGCGACGGATGTCCGTTCAGGGCCGACGCATCCTGGTGCTGGTGGGCCCTGGAAACAACGGCGGCGATGGCCTGACCGCCGCCCGCTTCCTGAAGGAGGCCGGGGCGGAGGTGGCCTGCTATCTGCTGAAGCCCCGTGAGGAAACCGATCCGGTCTTCCAGGCGGCGAAGGCGGCCGGCTGCTTTATCGCCCAGGCAGCGGACGACCGCACGTGGCGAGTGCTGCGCCTCTGGGTCCGAAGCGCTGCGGTGATCATTGATGCCCTGCTGGGGACAGGGACCACGCGGCCTCTGGAAGGGGATCTCCTCCGCATGCTGCAGATCGTGCGGGCGGAAGTGAGCGATCGACGGCCGTGGCCGGCTTCGTTCTTCGCCCCGGGTTCCCCCCTGATCCCGGACGCATGGCCTCCGCGGACGCCGCCGGAGCCCTGGCTGGTGGCGGTGGACGGACCGACCGGGATGAACTACGACACCGGGGAGCTGGATCCCCATGCGTTCCACGCGGATCTCACGGTGACCTTCGCTCATCCGAAGGTCGGACATTTCCGGTTCCCGGCCGCCCATGCCGTCGGCGAGCTGGTGGTGGCCGATATCGGGATCGAGGCCAAGTGGGTGCCGGAAGGCGCTTTCGAAGTGATGGACGCGGCCACGGCCCGGGCGTGGTGTCCACCCCGTCCCTCGGACGCCCATAAAAACACGTTCGGGAAAGTGGCGGTGGTCGCCGGCTCCACCCCCTACCCCGGCGCGCCCTGGCTGGCCGCTCAGGCGGCGGCGCGGGTCGGCGCAGGCTGGGTGACCCTGGCCATCCCCCGCGCGATTTATCCCGTCCTGGCGGCGAAAACCACCGAGATCACCTACATCCTGCTGCCGGATGAGCTCGGCGTCCTGATCCCCGACGCCGTGGAGGTCCTGGCCCGGGCTGTCGAAGGCTACGCCGCGATGGTCCTGGGCCCAGGGCTGACCCAGGAGAAAGAGGCCATCGCCTTCGTGCATGGGATGTTCGGACTGGAGCGGGCCATCCGGCGGGGGCGCATCGGTTTTCATATTGAAGAAGAGGAAACGACAAAGCCGGCGGCACCTTCCTTTGCCTGGCCCCCGCTGATCGTGGACGCGGATGGATTGAACGCCCTCGCTCAGGCGAAAGACTGGGCGGCCCGCCTGCCCGGCCCGGCGATCCTCACCCCCCATCCCGGCGAGATGGCCCGGCTGACCGGGCTGGAGAAAGCGGCCATCGAGCAAGACCGCCTGGGGATCGCGCGACAGTTCGCACAGGCCTGGGGCCACGTGGTGGTGCTCAAAGGGGCATTCACGGTGGTGGCCGCCCCCGATGGACGGGCGCTGGTGATGCCCTTTGCGAATCCCGCTATGGCCACCGCGGGAACGGGGGATGTGCTCGCAGGGGCGATCGCGGGATTGCGGGCCCAGGGGATGGCGCCGTTTGAGGCCGCCGCGCTGGGCGCCTATCTCCACGGCCTCGCGGGGGAACGGGCGCGCCAGGAGATCGGGGCGGCCGGCGTGACCGCGGGGGATCTGGTCCCCCGGCTCCCCAGCGCCCTTCGCGCGCTGAGCGGAGCGGAATCGCGTTCCTTTTGA
- a CDS encoding aminopeptidase — protein sequence MSDPRLEKWAQVLVDYATEVKTGDKVAIRGTPAAAPLLLTIYRRVLEKGGHPHLLVSLPGATEIFYRVAEEPQLTFVSPIDRLVIETFDALISVLSETNTRSLSNVDPAKQAKFSAARRDLTRTYMERAARGELRWVVTLYPTEAYAQEAEMSLQEFEEFVYEAGWLNDEDPVARWREQAAFQERLVEWLKGRRRIHIRGPHADLVLGIEGRVFISADGRHNFPDGEIFTGPEESVTEGWVRFTYPALYSGREVDGVELVFEGGKVVKATAKKNEAFLHRMLETDEGARRLGELGIGTNFAIRRFTRNILFDEKLGGTFHLALGAAYPETGGANQSAIHWDMICDLKEGEIVVDGEVLYRDGQFLIR from the coding sequence ATGAGCGATCCCCGTCTGGAGAAGTGGGCGCAGGTGCTGGTGGACTATGCGACGGAGGTGAAGACCGGGGATAAGGTGGCCATCCGGGGCACCCCGGCCGCCGCTCCCCTCCTGCTCACCATCTACCGCCGGGTGCTCGAGAAGGGCGGGCATCCCCATCTGCTGGTCTCCCTGCCCGGGGCAACGGAGATCTTCTACCGGGTGGCGGAGGAGCCCCAATTAACGTTCGTTTCACCGATCGATCGCCTGGTCATTGAGACCTTCGACGCGCTGATCAGCGTGCTGAGCGAAACCAACACCCGCTCTCTGAGCAATGTGGATCCCGCCAAGCAGGCCAAATTCTCCGCGGCACGGCGGGACCTCACGCGCACGTATATGGAACGGGCCGCTCGGGGGGAATTGCGCTGGGTTGTCACCCTGTATCCCACCGAGGCGTATGCCCAGGAGGCCGAGATGAGCCTCCAGGAGTTCGAGGAATTCGTGTATGAGGCGGGATGGTTGAACGACGAAGACCCGGTGGCCCGCTGGCGGGAGCAGGCGGCTTTTCAGGAACGGCTGGTGGAATGGTTGAAAGGGCGCCGGCGGATCCACATCCGCGGCCCGCATGCGGATCTGGTGCTTGGGATCGAGGGTCGGGTTTTCATCAGCGCCGACGGTCGCCACAACTTCCCAGATGGGGAGATCTTCACCGGACCGGAGGAGAGCGTCACCGAGGGCTGGGTGCGCTTCACCTACCCCGCCCTTTACAGCGGCCGGGAGGTCGATGGAGTGGAGCTGGTCTTTGAGGGCGGGAAGGTGGTGAAAGCCACGGCGAAGAAGAACGAGGCGTTTCTGCATCGGATGCTGGAGACCGATGAGGGCGCCCGGCGGCTGGGCGAGCTGGGCATCGGCACGAACTTCGCCATCCGCCGGTTCACCCGCAACATCCTCTTCGATGAGAAGCTGGGAGGGACTTTCCACCTGGCCCTGGGAGCTGCCTATCCCGAGACCGGCGGGGCAAATCAGTCCGCGATCCACTGGGATATGATCTGCGATCTGAAGGAGGGGGAGATCGTGGTCGACGGGGAAGTGCTCTACCGGGATGGACAGTTCTTGATCCGATAG
- the queA gene encoding tRNA preQ1(34) S-adenosylmethionine ribosyltransferase-isomerase QueA, whose amino-acid sequence MERKDLLSLEAYDYELPPDRIAQSPVEPRDAARLMVVHRATGQIEHRIFREIVDYLRPGDLLVFNDTRVIPARLFAVKPTGGRVELLLVRRVDPERWWAMVRGRHIRPGTRLQLLSGPQPVDLYAEVEAEGEGPLRLLRFSAPPEGWLERLGVIPLPPYIRRPLHDPERYQTVYARVPGSVAAPTAGLHFTPELLARLRDHGVRFAFVTLHISLDTFRPIEASDVREHKLHREWCSLSADTAALINRTRLEGGRIIAVGTTVVRVLETAARYGLGCSPEAVCPWQMVGPFEGETDLFIYPGFEFRAVDALITNFHLPRSTLLLLIAAFMGYERMREAYRVAIAEGYRFYSLGDAMLIL is encoded by the coding sequence ATGGAGCGGAAGGATCTCCTGAGCCTTGAAGCCTATGATTACGAACTGCCTCCGGATCGGATCGCCCAGTCCCCGGTGGAGCCGCGGGACGCCGCGCGGTTGATGGTGGTGCACCGGGCGACGGGGCAAATCGAGCACCGGATCTTCCGGGAGATCGTCGACTACCTGCGCCCCGGGGATCTGCTGGTGTTCAACGACACGCGGGTGATCCCGGCGCGTCTGTTCGCGGTGAAGCCGACCGGAGGACGGGTGGAACTGCTGCTGGTACGACGGGTGGATCCGGAGCGATGGTGGGCAATGGTGCGGGGGCGTCATATCCGCCCCGGAACGCGCCTCCAGCTGCTCTCCGGCCCTCAGCCTGTGGATCTTTATGCGGAAGTGGAGGCCGAGGGCGAGGGGCCGCTCCGCCTGCTCCGCTTTTCCGCTCCCCCAGAGGGATGGCTGGAGCGGCTGGGGGTGATCCCTCTCCCACCCTATATCCGGCGGCCGCTCCATGATCCGGAGCGCTATCAGACCGTCTACGCTCGGGTCCCCGGCTCGGTCGCCGCGCCCACGGCGGGGCTGCATTTCACCCCGGAGCTCCTCGCCCGCCTGCGAGATCACGGTGTCCGCTTCGCCTTCGTCACGCTCCACATCAGCCTGGACACCTTCCGCCCGATTGAGGCTTCCGATGTGCGGGAACACAAGCTGCACCGGGAATGGTGCTCCCTGTCGGCGGACACCGCTGCGCTCATCAACCGGACACGGCTGGAAGGGGGCCGGATCATTGCGGTGGGCACCACCGTGGTGCGCGTTCTGGAGACCGCCGCCCGCTACGGGCTGGGATGTTCCCCGGAGGCCGTTTGCCCGTGGCAGATGGTGGGGCCTTTCGAAGGGGAAACGGATCTTTTCATCTACCCCGGCTTTGAATTCCGGGCGGTGGATGCCCTGATCACCAACTTCCATCTGCCGCGTTCCACGCTGCTGCTGCTAATAGCCGCCTTCATGGGCTATGAACGGATGCGGGAGGCCTATCGGGTGGCGATCGCGGAAGGCTATCGCTTCTATTCATTGGGGGACGCCATGCTGATCCTCTGA
- a CDS encoding class I SAM-dependent methyltransferase, producing MNYEAFAEFYDRFFGDFLEDLPFYQGYAERAGSPLLEVGCGTGRLTIPLAAAGFRVVGLDASAAMLARARARAERAGVADRITWIQGDATQEIPPGPHPMAFIPLNTFLHFDSLEAQRAVLQRLHGALEPGGLLLLDCLNPDAALLEENGQLYARSWHEDPETGTLLLWLEARRVDAAAQRLELLILMEERRADGTWRRWAFPSRMRFLWPGELRLLLESCGFALEEMFGTYELAPYQEDSPQMLIVARRIP from the coding sequence ATGAACTACGAGGCGTTTGCGGAATTCTACGATCGCTTCTTCGGGGATTTCCTGGAGGATCTCCCCTTTTATCAGGGTTATGCGGAGCGCGCAGGATCGCCGCTGCTGGAGGTGGGATGCGGCACCGGCCGGTTAACCATCCCCCTGGCGGCGGCCGGGTTCCGGGTGGTTGGCCTGGACGCCTCGGCCGCGATGCTGGCCCGGGCCCGGGCTCGTGCGGAACGCGCGGGGGTGGCCGATCGCATCACCTGGATCCAGGGGGATGCGACGCAGGAGATCCCCCCGGGGCCTCACCCGATGGCCTTCATCCCCCTGAACACGTTTCTGCACTTCGACTCCCTGGAGGCCCAGCGGGCGGTTCTTCAGCGTCTGCATGGGGCGCTGGAGCCCGGAGGGCTCCTCTTGCTGGATTGCCTGAATCCCGATGCCGCCCTGCTGGAGGAAAACGGTCAGCTTTACGCGCGCAGCTGGCACGAGGATCCGGAGACCGGAACCCTTCTGCTCTGGCTGGAGGCGCGGCGGGTGGATGCCGCCGCCCAGCGCCTGGAACTCCTCATCCTAATGGAGGAACGCCGCGCGGATGGAACATGGCGCCGTTGGGCGTTCCCGAGCCGGATGCGCTTCCTGTGGCCGGGGGAGCTCCGACTGTTGCTGGAAAGCTGCGGCTTCGCCCTGGAGGAGATGTTCGGCACCTACGAGCTGGCCCCCTATCAGGAGGATAGCCCTCAGATGCTGATCGTCGCCCGCCGGATTCCATGA
- the rsmA gene encoding 16S rRNA (adenine(1518)-N(6)/adenine(1519)-N(6))-dimethyltransferase RsmA gives MSDRSHSSTLSSIPWPHYLKARGIRPRKGLGQHFLIDERILARIAEAAGLEPGEWALEIGAGPGTLTRHLALRADHVVAVEIDEQFMPLLREVLAPFPHVTIVRGDILRLDPAALVHGHPYRAIGNIPYSITSPILRHLMEAPLKPRRIVLTVQLEVARRITARPGEMSLLAVSVQVYGRPQVVDRIKAGAFWPRPEVDSAVVVIEPYEQPAVDLGDPDWFFEVVRAGFSQRRKQLHNALSHNLGIPGDLVRRALAEAGIDPARRAETLSLEEWARLSAALRTLRAPPPTDGEDHPAALNP, from the coding sequence TTGAGCGATCGTTCCCACAGTTCGACGCTGTCTTCGATTCCATGGCCACATTACCTGAAAGCCCGCGGCATCCGGCCTCGCAAGGGACTCGGGCAGCATTTCCTGATCGATGAGCGGATCCTGGCCCGGATCGCGGAGGCGGCCGGGCTGGAGCCCGGGGAATGGGCGCTGGAGATCGGGGCAGGCCCGGGCACCCTCACCCGCCACCTGGCTCTGCGGGCCGACCATGTGGTGGCTGTGGAGATCGACGAACAGTTCATGCCGTTGCTCCGCGAGGTTCTGGCCCCCTTCCCCCATGTCACGATCGTTCGCGGGGATATCCTGAGGCTCGATCCCGCCGCCCTGGTTCATGGCCATCCGTATCGCGCGATCGGCAACATCCCCTACTCCATCACTTCACCCATCCTCCGCCATCTGATGGAGGCTCCGCTCAAGCCCCGCCGGATCGTCCTCACGGTTCAGCTGGAGGTGGCCCGGCGGATCACGGCCAGGCCGGGGGAGATGAGCCTGCTGGCGGTGAGCGTGCAGGTCTACGGTCGTCCTCAGGTGGTGGATCGGATTAAAGCGGGCGCCTTCTGGCCCCGGCCGGAGGTCGATTCCGCGGTGGTGGTCATCGAGCCCTACGAGCAACCTGCTGTGGACCTGGGGGACCCTGACTGGTTCTTCGAGGTGGTGCGGGCAGGGTTCAGCCAGCGGCGCAAGCAGCTGCACAACGCCCTGAGCCACAACCTGGGGATCCCGGGCGATCTCGTCCGGAGGGCACTGGCGGAAGCGGGGATCGATCCCGCTCGACGGGCGGAGACCCTATCGCTGGAGGAATGGGCGAGGCTCAGCGCAGCGCTTCGCACGCTCAGGGCTCCGCCACCGACCGACGGGGAGGATCACCCCGCCGCTCTCAATCCCTGA
- a CDS encoding DUF3109 family protein, giving the protein MEIEIRGIRVDPRLLEPRPVQRCGPAYCRGRCCAYGVWVRVEQRDEILRHAELVKKVLPPDRHDETRWFDGEPEWDDTPPAGYWVGTTVIENPIHPAGQSCIFLLDDGRCGLQAAAMEAGLHPWALKPLHCALYPLTLWEGQLILDDENELYAEASCQQPADEARPLFMVFDQEVKWALGEEGFQTLLELYRIRYGAEGSPEP; this is encoded by the coding sequence ATGGAGATCGAGATCCGTGGGATTCGGGTGGATCCCCGTTTGCTGGAACCACGGCCGGTCCAGCGATGTGGCCCTGCTTACTGCCGGGGCCGCTGCTGCGCTTACGGCGTGTGGGTGCGGGTGGAGCAACGCGACGAGATCCTCCGCCATGCGGAGCTGGTCAAAAAGGTGTTGCCGCCGGATCGGCATGACGAGACCCGGTGGTTCGATGGCGAGCCGGAGTGGGATGACACGCCGCCGGCGGGTTACTGGGTGGGCACCACGGTCATCGAGAACCCGATTCATCCGGCCGGCCAGTCCTGTATTTTCCTGCTGGACGATGGACGCTGCGGCCTGCAGGCGGCCGCCATGGAGGCCGGTCTGCATCCCTGGGCCTTGAAGCCCCTTCACTGCGCCCTCTATCCGCTTACGTTATGGGAAGGCCAGCTGATCCTGGATGATGAGAACGAGCTCTACGCGGAGGCCTCCTGCCAGCAGCCTGCGGATGAGGCGCGGCCTCTGTTTATGGTCTTTGACCAGGAAGTGAAATGGGCGCTGGGGGAAGAGGGCTTCCAAACCCTCCTGGAGCTATACCGGATCCGCTATGGAGCGGAAGGATCTCCTGAGCCTTGA
- a CDS encoding ASCH domain-containing protein has protein sequence MRPELGLIVQEPYATYIVSGEKTWEIRRYPTHIRGRIGIVSHRGWIGTAVLTEVRGPVPVEALRRKFAQHRADPEFLETYARGRPLYIWVLTDPQRFPEPIPIHRPRGPVVWIRLEEALAERTRKR, from the coding sequence ATGCGCCCGGAGCTGGGCTTGATCGTGCAGGAGCCCTACGCGACCTACATCGTCTCCGGCGAGAAGACCTGGGAGATCCGCCGGTATCCCACCCATATCCGGGGGCGCATTGGGATCGTCAGCCATCGGGGATGGATCGGGACCGCCGTGCTCACCGAGGTCCGGGGCCCTGTTCCGGTGGAGGCGCTCCGGCGGAAGTTCGCCCAGCACCGGGCGGATCCGGAGTTTCTGGAGACCTACGCGCGGGGCCGGCCCCTCTACATCTGGGTGCTCACGGACCCGCAGCGCTTCCCGGAGCCGATCCCGATTCACCGCCCGCGCGGGCCGGTGGTCTGGATCCGGCTGGAGGAGGCGCTGGCGGAAAGAACGCGGAAGCGGTAG
- a CDS encoding nicotinate-nicotinamide nucleotide adenylyltransferase: protein MQRDRAHPRTPELEGLDPQAPPQWRWVHRAGPGARRIGILSASFNPPTRAHLALLEAAREAFQLEENVLLLAITHVEKPLSGFPLPERLAMLQAIARARPGWSVALCNRARFFEKAQALRENVGEGPELFFVMGGDTMVRLFDPRYYPDIPMESALEPFFQTAHLLVAPRPPWDRPSLEAFLQAPSRAAYRARIAFLTLDPAFATLSSSEVRQRLARGEPVDTLVPPEILPWLTRPGEQPGPERFIE from the coding sequence GTGCAAAGGGATAGGGCTCACCCTCGAACGCCGGAGCTGGAGGGCCTGGACCCCCAGGCTCCGCCCCAATGGCGCTGGGTCCATCGCGCGGGTCCCGGGGCGCGACGCATCGGGATCTTATCCGCCTCTTTCAATCCGCCCACCCGAGCCCATCTCGCCCTGCTGGAGGCCGCCCGGGAAGCCTTCCAGCTGGAAGAAAACGTGCTCCTGCTCGCCATCACCCATGTGGAGAAGCCCCTCTCCGGGTTCCCGTTACCGGAGCGCCTGGCGATGTTACAGGCGATCGCCCGGGCGCGCCCAGGGTGGAGCGTGGCCCTCTGCAACCGCGCCCGGTTCTTCGAGAAAGCCCAGGCCCTGCGGGAGAACGTGGGAGAAGGGCCAGAGCTCTTCTTCGTCATGGGCGGCGACACGATGGTCCGCCTGTTCGATCCTCGCTATTACCCGGACATCCCGATGGAATCCGCCCTGGAGCCGTTCTTCCAGACCGCTCACCTGCTGGTCGCCCCCCGCCCGCCCTGGGATCGTCCCTCCCTGGAAGCCTTCCTGCAGGCGCCATCGCGGGCAGCCTATCGAGCCCGGATCGCTTTCCTGACCCTCGACCCGGCTTTCGCGACCCTTTCCTCCTCCGAGGTCCGCCAGCGGCTGGCGCGGGGAGAGCCGGTGGACACCCTGGTCCCCCCCGAGATCCTCCCCTGGCTGACCAGGCCAGGCGAGCAACCGGGGCCGGAACGCTTCATAGAATAA